One region of Salvia miltiorrhiza cultivar Shanhuang (shh) chromosome 3, IMPLAD_Smil_shh, whole genome shotgun sequence genomic DNA includes:
- the LOC131019165 gene encoding probable LRR receptor-like serine/threonine-protein kinase At3g47570, which produces MCRNLPFLAGIYLSYNQLSGAIPTNLSQCLRLEVLGLSYNSFSGEIPSEIGYLTSLQNLALGGNNLNGILPHEIGHLQSMVTFSVQDNKIAGSIDFNIFMNMSSLQNIYLHRNKFTGNLTRDVVNITMLIELELDENHFTGLIPTEFGQLYHLETLDLSLNSLSGSIPHELFNISTLRILSLLGNALSGVLPTHLCHASPFLEEIYLGVNSISGAIPNSISNCSQLTILSLFENKFSGYIPTHLGNLRLLQILELNNNNLTQAPSSSFITSLTNCKSQTYLDISDNPLNGVIPASVGNLSSSLERFYAYNCKFSGSIPVEIGNLSNMMELGLSRNELSGNIPLTISHLHELQGLQLLNNRLGGSIPHAICDLFRLNTLVMSQNKFSGPIPKCLGTVSSLRHLLLDSNFLNSSIPSSLWGLKDVITLDLSSNSLNGSLPVEMSNLGAAIYINVAMNQLSKSIPSTIGKLQNLINLYLANNRLEGSIPVSMGSMISLANLDLSYNNLSGSIPKSLETLQHLDYFNVSFNSLSGEIPNEGSFRNFTTDCFKGNEALCGIPKFHVQICSSISNHRSKRKKVERASFIVFGVVAFISVVSLAFIIVRNKRKDKTTSREVDELKSIVPERISYYELLQATERFNESNLLGTGSSCSVYKGILNNGKDIVVKVFNMQLEGILRIFDVECEILRSIRHRNLTSVISSCSNEEFKALVLEYMPKGNLEKWLYSHNYYLNMMERLNIMIDVASALEYLHHGYSMPIVHSDLKPSNVLLDEDMVAHVSDFGIAKLLCDGDSFVLTNTLATFGYIAPGEVSLNISIALHFQSINCVFLTAHIMIFVVPEYGLEGLVSTRCDVYSYGVVLIETFTRKRPSDDMFCGDMSLKRWVELSLSEIPDEVIDANLVMNLEEELIDKNMQCVSSILELALKCSANSPGDRINMKLAHAELQKIKHRFSR; this is translated from the exons ATGTGCCGTAATCTTCCATTTCTTGCTGGGATTTATCTTTCTTACAATCAGCTGAGTGGCGCGATTCCCACAAATCTATCCCAATGTTTACGGCTTGAGGTGTTGGGCCTCTCTTACAACTCTTTTAGTGGGGAGATACCTTCTGAAATCGGCTACTTAACATCTCTTCAGAATTTAGCTCTTGGTGGTAACAATTTGAATG GAATACTACCACATGAGATTGGTCATCTTCAGAGTATGGTTACTTTTTCTGTTCAAGATAATAAGATTGCGGGCTCAattgatttcaatattttcatgaatatgtCTTCTCTGCAAAACATATATCTACACCGCAACAAATTCACGGGGAACCTTACAAGGGATGTCGTGAATATTACCATGCTAATAGAGTTAGAGCTCGATGAAAACCATTTTACAG GGCTTATTCCCACTGAATTTGGCCAACTTTACCATTTGGAGACATTAGACTTATCATTGAACAGCTTGAGCGGTTCGATTCCACATGagctctttaacatttcaactctTCGGATTCTTTCACTTCTCGGCAATGCTCTGTCAGGGGTTCTTCCAACCCATTTATGCCATGCCTCTCCCTTTCTTGAAGAAATTTATCTTGGCGTAAATTCCATCAGTGGAGCAATACCCAACTCCATCTCTAACTGTTCTCAACTCACAATTCTCTCACTTTTTGAAAACAAATTCAGTGGTTATATACCTACTCATCTCGGCAACCTAAGACTTCTCCAAATTCTTGAACTGAACAACAACAATCTTACCCAGGCACCATCTTCTTCCTTCATTACTTCATTGACAAATTGCAAGTCTCAAACTTATTTGGATATTTCTGATAATCCTCTAAATGGTGTCATTCCAGCTTCTGTCGGGAACTTATCTTCCTCACTCGAAAGATTCTATGCCTACAACTGCAAATTCAGTGGCAGCATTCCTGTTGAAATAGGCAATCTAAGCAATATGATGGAACTGGGTTTATCTAGGAATGAGTTATCTGGTAATATTCCACTAACTATAAGCCATTTGCATGAACTTCAAGGATTACAGCTGCTTAATAACAGGTTGGGAGGCTCTATTCCACATGCTATATGTGATCTATTCCGCCTCAATACTTTAGTTATGAGCCAGAATAAATTTTCAGGCCCAATTCCTAAATGTCTGGGAACTGTCTCTTCTTTAAGACATCTTCTTCTAGACTCCAACTTTTTGAATTCAAGCATACCATCAAGCTTATGGGGCCTAAAAGATGTGATCACTCTAGACTTGTCCTCAAATTCATTAAATGGTTCACTACCTGTAGAGATGAGTAACTTAGGAGCAGCGATCTATATAAATGTAGCAATGAATCAGTTGTCAAAGTCTATTCCTAGCACTATTGGGAAGTTGCAGAATTTGATCAATCTGTATTTGGCAAATAATAGACTAGAAGGTTCTATTCCTGTGTCTATGGGAAGCATGATCAGTTTGGCAAATCTCGACTTGTCGTACAACAACCTCTCTGGTTCAATTCCAAAGTCTTTAGAAACACTTCAACACCTCGACTACTTTAATGTCTCTTTCAATAgtttaagtggagaaattcctaatgaaggttcttttagaaacttcactaCGGATTGTTTTAAGGGTAATGAGGCATTGTGTGGAATCCCCAAGTTCCATGTCCAAATTTGCTCTTCAATTTCTAATCACAGATCAAAGAGAAAGAAGGTGGAACGAGCTTCATTTATTGTTTTCGGGGTTGTGGCTTTCATCTCAGTTGTTTCTTTGGCCTTTATAATTGTAAGAAACAAAAGGAAAGATAAGACGACTAGCAGAGAAGTTGATGAGCTGAAATCCATTGTGCCAGAAAGAATCTCTTATTATGAACTGCTGCAAGCAACAGAAAGATTCAATGAAAGCAATTTACTTGGCACCGGGAGTTCTTGCTCTGTTTATAAGGGAATTCTTAACAATGGGAAGGATATCGTTGTCAAGGTGTTTAATATGCAGCTAGAAGGTATTTTGAGAATATTTGATGTCGAATGTGAGATACTACGTAGCATTCGACACAGGAATCTGACAAGCGTCATAAGCAGTTGCTCCAATGAAGAGTTCAAGGCATTAGTACTTGAATATATGCCAAAGGGAAACCTTGAAAAATGGTTATATTCCCACAACTATTACTTGAATATGATGgaaagattgaatataatgattGATGTTGCATCTGCTTTGGAGTATCTTCACCACGGTTATTCAATGCCCATTGTCCATAGCGACTTGAAGCCTAGTAATGTGCTGTTAGATGAAGACATGGTTGCCCATGTAAGCGACTTTGGGATAGCAAAGTTGTTATGCGATGGAGATAGCTTTGTGTTAACCAACACGCTAGCAACATTCGGTTACATCGCTCCAGGTGAAGTTTCTCTAAATATATCGATTGCACTTCACTTTCAATCAATTAATTGTGTCTTCCTTACTGCACATATCATGATTTTTGTTGTTCCAGAGTATGGCTTGGAAGGGCTAGTTTCAACAAGGTGTGATGTGTATAGCTACGGGGTGGTGTTGATCGAAACTTTTACGAGAAAAAGGCCTAGTGATGATATGTTTTGCGGAGATATGAGCTTAAAGAGATGGGTAGAACTCTCACTTTCGGAGATCCCGGATGAAGTGATAGATGCCAACTTAGTCATGAATTTGGAGGAAGAATTGATTGACAAGAATATGCAGTGTGTATCATCCATACTTGAATTGGCTCTGAAATGCTCTGCCAACTCTCCCGGGGATAGAATCAACATGAAACTAGCACATGCAGAGTTGCAGAAAATCAAACATCGATTTTCCCGATGA
- the LOC131015438 gene encoding probable LRR receptor-like serine/threonine-protein kinase At3g47570 — MLFFIITMEERISYYELLQATERFDESNLLGTGSSCSVYKGILNNGKDIVVKVFNMQLEGISRIFDVECEILRSIRHRNLTSVISSCSNEEFKALVLEYMPKGNLEKWLYSHSYCLNMMERLNIMIDVASALEYLHHGYSMPIVHSDLKPSNVLLDEDMVAHVSDFGIAKLLCDGDSFVLTNTLATFGYIAPGEVSLNILIALHFQSINCVFLTAHIMIFVVPEYGLEGLVSTRCDV, encoded by the exons atgttgttctttattattaccaTGGAAG AAAGAATCTCTTATTATGAACTGCTGCAAGCAACAGAAAGATTCGATGAAAGCAATTTACTTGGCACTGGGAGTTCTTGCTCTGTTTATAAAGGAATTCTTAACAATGGGAAGGATATCGTTGTCAAGGTGTTTAATATGCAGCTAGAAGGTATTTCAAGAATATTTGATGTCGAATGTGAGATACTACGTAGCATTCGACACAGGAATCTGACAAGCGTCATAAGCAGTTGCTCCAATGAAGAGTTCAAGGCATTAGTACTTGAATATATGCCAAAGGGAAACCTTGAAAAATGGTTATATTCCCACAGCTATTGCTTGAATATGATGgaaagattgaatataatgattGATGTTGCATCTGCTTTGGAGTATCTTCACCACGGTTATTCAATGCCCATTGTCCACAGCGACTTGAAGCCTAGTAATGTGCTGTTAGATGAAGACATGGTTGCCCATGTAAGCGACTTTGGGATAGCAAAGTTGTTATGCGATGGAGATAGCTTTGTGTTAACCAACACGCTAGCAACATTCGGTTACATCGCTCCAGGTGAAGTTTCTCTAAATATATTGATTGCACTTCACTTTCAATCAATTAATTGTGTCTTCCTTACTGCACATATCATGATTTTTGTTGTTCCAGAGTATGGCTTGGAAGGGCTAGTTTCAACAAGGTGTGATGTGTAG
- the LOC131019166 gene encoding putative receptor-like protein kinase At3g47110 has product MEKKLHCIFAYAFLITITFQMLSSEAKQPLSLATDQTALLSLKHTSLLLATNWTNSTSVCTWIGVTCSFRHHRVAALNLSNMALSATIPPQFGRLSFLVSLDLSNNLFYGDLPHQLSLLRRLKFISLRLNNFTGDIPPMLAS; this is encoded by the exons ATGGAGAAAAAGCTTCATTGCATATTTGCTTATGCATTCCTAATCACCATAACCTTCCAAATGCTTTCTTCTGAAGCCAAACAACCTCTAAGCCTTGCAACTGATCAAACTGCCCTTCTTTCACTCAAACATACATCTCTTTTACTTGCAACTAATTGGACCAACTCCACCTCCGTCTGCACCTGGATTGGCGTCACTTGCAGCTTCCGCCACCACAGAGTAGCTGCCTTGAATCTCTCCAACATGGCTCTCTCCGCCACCATTCCACCACAGTTCGGACGCCTCTCCTTCCTCGTCTCCCTCGACCTCTCCAACAACCTTTTCTATGGAGATTTGCCACACCAACTCTCTCTCCTTCGCCGTTTGAAGTTCATATCTCTCCGACTCAACAACTTCACCGGAGACATCCCTCCGATGTTGG CTTCATAG
- the LOC131015474 gene encoding probable receptor-like protein kinase At2g42960 — MEEYQPAFLENWYGFGLAELLESGESHITTRVMRTFGYVAPEYANTDLLNEKSDIYSFGVLLLEAVTGRDPVDYTRPANEVNLVEWLKMMVGNSRAEEVVGSSLEVRPTTRALNISYSSGKL; from the exons ATGGAAGAGTATCAACCAGCTTTTTTAG AGAATTGGTACGGTTTTGGTTTGGCTGAGCTGCTGGAATCTGGGGAAAGCCATATAACAACAAGGGTGATGAGAACTTTTGG TTACGTGGCTCCTGAATATGCAAATACTGACTTGCTGAATGAAAAAAGCGACATATACAGTTTTGGTGTTCTACTTCTTGAAGCTGTCACCGGAAGAGATCCAGTAGATTACACACGTCCAGCCAATGAG GTTAATCTTGTCGAGTGGCTTAAAATGATGGTAGGGAACAGTAGAGCAGAGGAAGTTGTGGGCTCTAGCCTTGAAGTCAGGCCTACTACCCGTGCCCTCAACATCTCTTACAGTTCtggaaaattgtga
- the LOC131015420 gene encoding probable LRR receptor-like serine/threonine-protein kinase At3g47570, translating into MLFFIITMEERISYYELLQATERFDESNLLGTGSSCSVYKGILNNGKDIVVKVFNMQLEGISRIFDVECEILRSIRHRNLTSVISSCSDEEFKALVLEYMPKGNLEKWLYSHSYCLNMMERLNIMIDVASALEYLHHGYSMPIVHSDLKPSNVLLDEDMVAHVSDFGIAKLLCDGDSFVLTNTLATFGYIAPEYGLEGLVSTRCDVYSYGVMLIETFTRKRPSDDMFCGDMSLKRWVELSLSEIPDEVIDANLVMNLEEEMIDKNMQCVSSILELALKCAADSPGDRINMKQAHAELQKIKHRFSQ; encoded by the exons atgttgttctttattattaccaTGGAAG AAAGAATCTCTTATTATGAACTGCTGCAAGCAACAGAAAGATTCGATGAAAGCAATTTACTTGGCACTGGGAGTTCTTGCTCTGTTTATAAAGGAATTCTTAACAATGGGAAGGATATCGTTGTCAAGGTGTTTAATATGCAGCTAGAAGGTATTTCAAGAATATTTGATGTCGAATGTGAGATACTACGTAGCATTCGACACAGGAATCTGACAAGCGTCATAAGCAGTTGCTCCGATGAAGAGTTCAAGGCATTAGTACTTGAATATATGCCAAAGGGAAACCTTGAAAAATGGTTATATTCCCACAGCTATTGCTTGAATATGATGgaaagattgaatataatgattGATGTTGCATCTGCTTTGGAGTATCTTCACCACGGTTATTCAATGCCCATTGTCCACAGCGACTTGAAGCCTAGTAATGTGCTGTTAGATGAAGACATGGTTGCCCATGTAAGCGACTTTGGGATAGCAAAGTTGTTATGCGATGGAGATAGCTTTGTGTTAACCAACACGCTAGCAACATTCGGTTACATCGCTCCAG AGTATGGCTTGGAAGGGCTAGTTTCAACAAGGTGTGATGTGTATAGCTACGGGGTGATGTTGATAGAAACTTTTACGAGAAAAAGGCCTAGTGATGATATGTTTTGCGGAGATATGAGCTTAAAGAGATGGGTAGAACTCTCACTTTCGGAGATCCCGGATGAAGTGATAGATGCCAACTTAGTCATGaatttggaggaagaaatgaTTGACAAGAATATGCAGTGTGTATCATCCATACTTGAATTGGCTCTGAAATGCGCTGCCGACTCTCCCGGGGATAGAATCAACATGAAACAAGCACATGCGGAGTTGCAGAAAATCAAACATCGATTTTCCCAATGA